From a single Metopolophium dirhodum isolate CAU chromosome 6, ASM1992520v1, whole genome shotgun sequence genomic region:
- the LOC132947106 gene encoding uncharacterized protein LOC132947106 isoform X2, which translates to MLDLLLKSSSNPLKIVKILVKKFRGNICEYYSSLSESKKLSGEIQPSCYSNISEIEKKLRNSGRQILDRIYSKRATVALINDYKNPLLSADEKMAMLHWLNLGNIMLTQQATIVKMSNNQLFTFRTMKNNTFNLKEKKKNEIYALCLQHMKLATRNQIVLTKEESQVCYECLQHQSKEMETCSSCYFALLCSECCKNRHNKEYNCKVLMSQSYIIKIQNELNDNQINKNSNLSFTRRISSEQLEILKHISSALVSSQFSKTLTLTMHSRSSVFSKTSDYSSSVLDDASYYSQSKQSMQSMQTMQTIQSMQTIESRQTIESMQTIESMQSKQPKRSKHLEQSKQSKRSKQSKQSQDKVINEPHSTNYEFKDESNYSSTNQMYNSISSQISNLSVRRRSNGLDYDKKNSSNVHSDIEVTIEDTRNYSKQSKRYHESNQSQKSTKYKNKSFIDGSNNSRTNEMYSTVSLQNTNSRVRSQSNGLNYDKKNYIHTDSVVKLQNKNEQNDRRSRQKNAKKRDKKLILNNRVNVLAISTMKYRMIRSPGCWIPIFMFINRGSYEDVTILQNVISPGMPYILMVEKNGQVYYKINANQYDMLNNYSLI; encoded by the exons atgttgGATTTGTTGTTAAAATCAAGTTCGAATCCTTTAAAGATTGTTAAGATTTTAGTTAAGAAATTCAGAGGCAATATTTGTGAATATTATTCCAGTTTATCTGAATCAAAAAA GCTCAGTGGAGAAATACAACCATCGTGCTATTCAAATATCTCTGAAATAGAGAAGAAATTAAGAAATTCTGGTAGACAAATCTTAGAcagaatttattcaaaaagagCTACTGTTGCACTAAT aaatgattataaaaaccCTTTATTATCAGCTGATGAGAAAATGGCAATGTTGCATTGGCTGAATTTGGGTAATATAATGTTGACGCAGCAAGCAACAATTGTAAAGATGTCGAATAATCAGTTATTTACGTTTAgaactatgaaaaataatacattt aatttaaaagaaaaaaagaaaaatgaaatatacgCATTATGTTTACAACATATGAAATTAGCAACTCGTAATCAAATTGTTCTCACTAAA gaaGAAAGTCAGGTGTGTTATGAATGTTTACAACATCAATCAAAAGAGATGGAAACTTGTTCAAGTTGTTATTTTGCTCTACTTTGTTCAGAATGTTGCAAAAATCGAcataataaagaatataattGTAAAGTACTAATGAGCCaaagttatataattaaaattcaaaatgaactAAATGAcaaccaaattaataaaaattcaaatttatctttTACCCGTCGCATATCTA GTGAACAATTGGAAATCCTTAAGCACATTTCTTCGGCTTTAGTATCATCgcagttttcaaaaacgttaacaTTGACAATGCATTCACGGTCATcagttttttcaaaaacatcggACTACTCATCttcag TTTTAGATGATGCAAGTTATTACAGTCAGTCTAAGCAATCTATGCAGTCAATGCAGACTATGCAGACAATTCAGTCCATGCAGACAATTGAGTCTAGGCAGACAATTGAATCTATGCAGACAATTGAGTCTATGCAGTCCAAGCAGCCTAAGCGGTCTAAGCATTTGGAGCAGTCTAAGCAGTCTAAGCGTTCTAAGCAGTCTAAGCAGTCACAAGACAAAGTTATAAACGAACCCCACTCAACAAACTACGAATTTAAAGATGAGTCAAACTATTCTAGTACTAATCAAATGTACAATTCAATATCTTCACAAATCAGCAATTTAAGTGTCAGAAGACGTAGTAACGGTCTAGATTACGACAAGAAGAATTCGTCGAATGTTCACTCGGATATTGAAGTTACTATTG agGATACGCGTAATTACTCTAAGCAGTCTAAGCGGTATCATGAGTCTAATCAGTcacaaaaatcaacaaaatacaaaaacaaaagtttTATAGATGGGTCAAACAATTCTAGAACTAATGAAATGTACAGTACAGTATCTTTACAAAACACTAATAGCAGGGTCAGAAGTCAAAGTAACGGTCTAAATTACGACAAGAAGAATTATATTCACACGGATAGTG TGGtgaaattgcaaaataaaaatgaacaaaatgacAGGAGATCACgacaaaaaaatgcaaaaaaaagagATAAAAAACTTATTCTAAACAATCGAGTAAATGTACTTGCTATATCTACTATGAAATACAGAATGATTAGATCACCGGGTTGTTGGATACCAATATTTATGTTCATCAACCGTGGCTCATATGAAGACGTAactatattacaaaatgtaataagcCCAGGAATGccatatattttaatggttgaAAAAAATGGACAAGTTTACTATAAGATTAATGCTAATCAATATGACATGTTGAATAACTACAGTTTGATATAA
- the LOC132947106 gene encoding uncharacterized protein LOC132947106 isoform X1 encodes MLDLLLKSSSNPLKIVKILVKKFRGNICEYYSSLSESKKLSGEIQPSCYSNISEIEKKLRNSGRQILDRIYSKRATVALINDYKNPLLSADEKMAMLHWLNLGNIMLTQQATIVKMSNNQLFTFRTMKNNTFNLKEKKKNEIYALCLQHMKLATRNQIVLTKEESQVCYECLQHQSKEMETCSSCYFALLCSECCKNRHNKEYNCKVLMSQSYIIKIQNELNDNQINKNSNLSFTRRISSEKSRMNSEQLEILKHISSALVSSQFSKTLTLTMHSRSSVFSKTSDYSSSVLDDASYYSQSKQSMQSMQTMQTIQSMQTIESRQTIESMQTIESMQSKQPKRSKHLEQSKQSKRSKQSKQSQDKVINEPHSTNYEFKDESNYSSTNQMYNSISSQISNLSVRRRSNGLDYDKKNSSNVHSDIEVTIEDTRNYSKQSKRYHESNQSQKSTKYKNKSFIDGSNNSRTNEMYSTVSLQNTNSRVRSQSNGLNYDKKNYIHTDSVVKLQNKNEQNDRRSRQKNAKKRDKKLILNNRVNVLAISTMKYRMIRSPGCWIPIFMFINRGSYEDVTILQNVISPGMPYILMVEKNGQVYYKINANQYDMLNNYSLI; translated from the exons atgttgGATTTGTTGTTAAAATCAAGTTCGAATCCTTTAAAGATTGTTAAGATTTTAGTTAAGAAATTCAGAGGCAATATTTGTGAATATTATTCCAGTTTATCTGAATCAAAAAA GCTCAGTGGAGAAATACAACCATCGTGCTATTCAAATATCTCTGAAATAGAGAAGAAATTAAGAAATTCTGGTAGACAAATCTTAGAcagaatttattcaaaaagagCTACTGTTGCACTAAT aaatgattataaaaaccCTTTATTATCAGCTGATGAGAAAATGGCAATGTTGCATTGGCTGAATTTGGGTAATATAATGTTGACGCAGCAAGCAACAATTGTAAAGATGTCGAATAATCAGTTATTTACGTTTAgaactatgaaaaataatacattt aatttaaaagaaaaaaagaaaaatgaaatatacgCATTATGTTTACAACATATGAAATTAGCAACTCGTAATCAAATTGTTCTCACTAAA gaaGAAAGTCAGGTGTGTTATGAATGTTTACAACATCAATCAAAAGAGATGGAAACTTGTTCAAGTTGTTATTTTGCTCTACTTTGTTCAGAATGTTGCAAAAATCGAcataataaagaatataattGTAAAGTACTAATGAGCCaaagttatataattaaaattcaaaatgaactAAATGAcaaccaaattaataaaaattcaaatttatctttTACCCGTCGCATATCTAGTGAGAAATCTAGGATGAATA GTGAACAATTGGAAATCCTTAAGCACATTTCTTCGGCTTTAGTATCATCgcagttttcaaaaacgttaacaTTGACAATGCATTCACGGTCATcagttttttcaaaaacatcggACTACTCATCttcag TTTTAGATGATGCAAGTTATTACAGTCAGTCTAAGCAATCTATGCAGTCAATGCAGACTATGCAGACAATTCAGTCCATGCAGACAATTGAGTCTAGGCAGACAATTGAATCTATGCAGACAATTGAGTCTATGCAGTCCAAGCAGCCTAAGCGGTCTAAGCATTTGGAGCAGTCTAAGCAGTCTAAGCGTTCTAAGCAGTCTAAGCAGTCACAAGACAAAGTTATAAACGAACCCCACTCAACAAACTACGAATTTAAAGATGAGTCAAACTATTCTAGTACTAATCAAATGTACAATTCAATATCTTCACAAATCAGCAATTTAAGTGTCAGAAGACGTAGTAACGGTCTAGATTACGACAAGAAGAATTCGTCGAATGTTCACTCGGATATTGAAGTTACTATTG agGATACGCGTAATTACTCTAAGCAGTCTAAGCGGTATCATGAGTCTAATCAGTcacaaaaatcaacaaaatacaaaaacaaaagtttTATAGATGGGTCAAACAATTCTAGAACTAATGAAATGTACAGTACAGTATCTTTACAAAACACTAATAGCAGGGTCAGAAGTCAAAGTAACGGTCTAAATTACGACAAGAAGAATTATATTCACACGGATAGTG TGGtgaaattgcaaaataaaaatgaacaaaatgacAGGAGATCACgacaaaaaaatgcaaaaaaaagagATAAAAAACTTATTCTAAACAATCGAGTAAATGTACTTGCTATATCTACTATGAAATACAGAATGATTAGATCACCGGGTTGTTGGATACCAATATTTATGTTCATCAACCGTGGCTCATATGAAGACGTAactatattacaaaatgtaataagcCCAGGAATGccatatattttaatggttgaAAAAAATGGACAAGTTTACTATAAGATTAATGCTAATCAATATGACATGTTGAATAACTACAGTTTGATATAA